A region from the Sulfurospirillum oryzae genome encodes:
- a CDS encoding MinD/ParA family protein translates to METQANKLQELVGAVSAKEHSHTKYIAITSGKGGVGKSTVSANMANVLSNNGYKVGLFDADIGLANLDVILNVRIDKNILHVLKGECSLKDVIVPIKKNLLLIPGESGDEILKYSEQFLFERFLEETKVLNDLDFMIIDTGAGIGGHIQLFLEAADEVIVVTVPDPAAITDAYATIKITSKTQSNIHVILNMTKSEKEAQLIFDKINKVAMANIGNGLKLNLIGKLPEDKLISKSIKQRTLFTNDAPNSLAALDMKRIVNNLVYKLERKVLKTDTNKSFGSFFKRIIEQF, encoded by the coding sequence ATGGAAACGCAGGCGAATAAACTTCAAGAACTAGTCGGCGCAGTTTCTGCAAAAGAGCATAGTCATACTAAGTATATCGCTATTACCAGTGGTAAAGGTGGTGTTGGCAAAAGTACTGTCAGTGCCAATATGGCGAATGTACTCTCCAACAATGGCTATAAAGTTGGGCTCTTTGATGCAGATATTGGCTTGGCAAATCTTGATGTCATTCTGAATGTTCGTATTGATAAAAATATTTTACATGTACTCAAAGGTGAGTGTTCACTCAAGGACGTCATTGTCCCGATTAAAAAAAATCTGTTGCTCATTCCCGGCGAAAGCGGCGATGAAATTTTAAAGTACTCTGAGCAGTTTTTATTTGAGCGTTTTTTAGAAGAGACCAAGGTGCTTAATGATCTTGATTTTATGATTATTGACACAGGGGCTGGCATTGGCGGGCATATACAGCTTTTTCTAGAAGCAGCCGATGAGGTGATTGTGGTCACGGTTCCTGATCCTGCGGCGATTACCGATGCGTACGCAACGATTAAAATTACCAGTAAAACACAGTCCAATATTCATGTCATTTTAAATATGACCAAAAGTGAAAAAGAGGCGCAACTTATTTTTGATAAAATCAATAAAGTAGCTATGGCCAACATCGGTAATGGTTTGAAACTTAATTTGATTGGTAAATTACCCGAAGATAAATTGATTTCAAAGAGTATTAAACAACGTACCTTATTTACCAATGATGCTCCCAATTCTCTAGCAGCATTGGACATGAAACGCATCGTCAACAATTTAGTCTACAAATTGGAACGAAAAGTGCTTAAAACGGATACGAATAAGAGTTTTGGTAGCTTCTTTAAGCGTATTATTGAGCAATTTTAG
- the folK gene encoding 2-amino-4-hydroxy-6-hydroxymethyldihydropteridine diphosphokinase gives MKLERIRFFPTCKKAKPHFSHRAVIGLGGNQGDVKKRFVKLYRLFLNDPRFDVQETSSVFKNPPFGYLDQPDFYNAIMVVQTSLSAKALLKVLLHVEHFFGRVRLFKNGPRTLDLDIIFFDNQKIKQPNLIVPHPRWQERASVIVPLFTLKSFKG, from the coding sequence GTGAAGTTAGAACGCATTCGTTTTTTCCCTACATGTAAAAAAGCCAAACCACATTTTTCGCACCGTGCCGTCATTGGCCTTGGAGGCAATCAAGGCGATGTCAAGAAGCGTTTTGTAAAGCTTTACCGTCTGTTTTTAAATGACCCACGTTTTGATGTTCAAGAGACATCATCTGTGTTTAAAAATCCACCTTTTGGCTACTTAGATCAGCCTGATTTTTACAATGCCATCATGGTGGTGCAAACCTCTTTGAGTGCGAAAGCACTTTTAAAAGTACTTTTACATGTAGAACATTTTTTTGGGCGTGTCAGACTCTTTAAAAATGGACCAAGAACGCTAGATTTGGATATAATATTTTTCGATAATCAAAAGATTAAACAACCTAACTTAATCGTTCCACATCCCAGATGGCAGGAACGCGCATCGGTTATCGTTCCACTCTTTACGCTAAAAAGTTTTAAAGGATAG
- the flhF gene encoding flagellar biosynthesis protein FlhF, which translates to MEVKFHTFSGETPAEALKQAQHECGENALVISTKQIRKKTISTSALYEVVVAVEDDQPTPPPVAPRKPEPRSEHKYKSGEDVLFSLSEAAKQISQIAQATGDIGSSNASRQAEKAQNNEGIGEIKCEINKLADKIKLIQEMFWEERAPHRNNLAIPSEFSEIYKLAKISGMGEDHLENIMNLTLEHMPVRMKNNSETIKRYFQVLLRKLIPVRVEAELPKGSKRVIMFVGPTGVGKTTTIAKLAARYSYIQEKRAKVGIITLDTYRIGAVEQLFQYAKMMRLPIEDVVDPNDFNNALSSLSHCDVILIDTVGSSQYDKDKLIKLNKFLQSSQLQIDVNLVLSAGSKLEDLKEIYKNFSFLDIDTLIFTKFDETKVFGTIFSLIYDIDKPVSYFSIGQEVPDDIVPASSDFLVECILDGFEKKRGEHGNAGE; encoded by the coding sequence ATAGAGGTGAAATTTCATACGTTTAGTGGTGAAACACCAGCAGAAGCACTCAAGCAGGCTCAACACGAGTGTGGCGAAAATGCTTTAGTCATAAGCACCAAACAGATTCGCAAAAAAACCATTAGTACTTCAGCATTGTACGAAGTTGTGGTGGCTGTTGAAGATGATCAACCCACCCCTCCGCCCGTGGCACCTAGAAAACCAGAACCAAGAAGTGAGCACAAATACAAAAGTGGCGAAGATGTCCTCTTTAGCCTCTCTGAAGCTGCAAAGCAGATTTCGCAAATTGCACAAGCAACAGGTGATATTGGTAGCTCAAATGCTTCTAGACAAGCTGAAAAAGCGCAAAACAATGAAGGCATAGGCGAAATTAAATGCGAGATCAATAAACTTGCCGATAAAATCAAACTCATTCAAGAGATGTTTTGGGAAGAGCGCGCACCTCACCGCAATAACTTAGCGATTCCTTCTGAATTTTCAGAGATTTATAAATTGGCAAAGATTAGTGGTATGGGTGAAGATCATTTAGAGAACATTATGAACCTCACTTTAGAGCACATGCCTGTACGTATGAAAAATAACAGTGAGACAATCAAGCGTTATTTTCAAGTGCTTCTTCGTAAACTCATCCCTGTACGTGTCGAAGCAGAGCTTCCTAAAGGATCAAAACGCGTCATCATGTTTGTAGGTCCAACGGGTGTTGGAAAAACAACAACCATTGCAAAGTTAGCGGCACGCTACTCGTACATTCAAGAAAAACGTGCCAAAGTAGGCATTATTACTCTTGATACCTACAGGATTGGAGCGGTAGAACAACTCTTTCAGTATGCTAAGATGATGCGCTTACCGATTGAAGATGTGGTTGATCCCAACGATTTTAACAATGCACTTTCATCACTGAGCCATTGCGATGTCATTCTCATCGATACCGTAGGAAGCTCACAGTACGATAAAGATAAACTGATTAAACTCAATAAATTCTTGCAAAGTTCACAATTGCAAATCGATGTCAATTTGGTACTCTCCGCGGGCAGTAAACTTGAGGACCTCAAAGAGATCTATAAAAATTTCTCTTTTTTAGATATTGATACCCTTATTTTTACCAAATTTGATGAAACGAAAGTTTTTGGAACGATATTTTCTTTGATTTACGATATAGATAAGCCTGTCAGTTATTTTTCGATCGGGCAAGAGGTTCCTGATGACATTGTCCCCGCATCGAGTGACTTTTTGGTTGAATGCATTTTAGATGGCTTTGAGAAAAAAAGAGGTGAACATGGAAACGCAGGCGAATAA